One Candidatus Neomarinimicrobiota bacterium genomic region harbors:
- a CDS encoding IS30 family transposase: protein MLHDKQDGGDLYLHLPRSIGERKKRSRSFGTNDRRGQIKNRVSIDERPSIVDARSRLGDWEVDTMIGKRHKQAIVSLAERKSRLSLIYKVERRTKGEVASAVTKLLDPPKDQVHTLTSDNGKEFAEHELLAKESRNFGILLCSSICCL from the coding sequence ATCCTCCATGATAAACAAGACGGTGGTGATCTGTACCTTCATTTACCCCGATCTATCGGGGAAAGGAAAAAAAGATCCCGAAGCTTCGGGACCAACGATCGTCGAGGGCAGATCAAGAACAGGGTCAGTATTGATGAGCGGCCTTCGATTGTAGATGCCCGTAGTAGACTGGGAGACTGGGAAGTGGATACCATGATTGGCAAACGTCATAAACAGGCGATTGTATCCCTCGCTGAACGTAAATCCCGTTTGTCTCTTATCTACAAAGTGGAAAGGAGAACAAAGGGAGAGGTCGCCAGCGCAGTCACGAAATTGCTGGATCCGCCTAAGGATCAGGTTCATACCCTGACTTCGGACAACGGAAAAGAGTTCGCCGAACACGAGCTGCTTGCAAAAGAGTCCCGAAACTTCGGGATTCTTCTTTGCTCATCCATATGCTGTTTATGA